The genomic DNA CACGAGCTGGCACTGCCGCAGTCGCATTCCAGTTCTATTGTACCTTTTCCCCTCGACAGCCAGGGCTGGCCCCGAGCACGCAGCTGGTAACGAAGCTAACCAGCAGCCAGCAAGCCGGCGCTCTTTCCTTTTCACGCTCCGGCCAAAAAAGGGCTTGACAGGGCGTGGGAGCAATGCTATCATAGGAGCATCTCGAAAGACTCGAAAGAAGAGTAAGGCATGGGCAATTAGCTCAGTCCGGTTAGAGCGCTGCCTTGACATGGCAGAGGTCACAGGTTCGAGTCCTGTATTGCCCACTCTGTGAGGCAACCCTGCTTGTACAGGGTTGCCTCTTTCTTTTCTCTTGAGAGAAGTGAGCGAGAAGAGCAGGGAAAAGACTACTAGCGAGGAGGCCGGGGAAAAGAGGGAAAAAATGATGAGGCCAAAGAAGACACAAGATCTCTGGCGATCTGGCTCCCTGCTCTAGGGCATAGAGAAGAGAAGGGCAGCCTCTTTTGACCGCCTTGACCCCCAGGCAGACGAGAACAGCTGGCTTCCCTGCTCCAGCGTCTCCACCCTAGCCAGAGGGCACCAGCCGAGCAGCCTGGCATTCTCCTGCTGCGGGTATAGTCCAGTTCCCAGACTATCCGGCCTTACCGGCTATGCCCTTTCTCATTGGCGCCAGGCTGCGTGTCGAGAGCGCCATGATGGCCACTCGCTTTTCCGCTCCGTACCCTCTCTACTTCTTCAGCACGGGGATTTGAGTGATGCCCTCATCGCGCGTGCGATGCCGCCCGGCACTTTCCTTAATTCCTCCTTCGGGATAGACCAGGCGCGCCTCATGTTCGGGGAGGAGCGAGGCCACCTCTTTTAAGACGGCGTCGAGGAACTCCTCTTCGGGCACCGTGCGTACAACCTGCCCTTTGCGGAAAATGACCCCTTTGCCGCGTCCGCCGGCCAGGCCGACATCGGCATCCCGCGCTTCACCCGGTCCATTCACGACACAGCCCATCACCGCCACATGAATAGGAGTCTGTACCTTGGCCAGGCGGCGCTCCACTTCATTAGCGACTTCGATAACATCGATCTCGACGCGCCCACAAGAAGGGCACGAAACAAAGGTCACGCCGCGATTGCGCAATTCCAGCGAGCGCAGGATTTCATAGGCCACAGGGATCTCTTGCTCCGGCTCGGCGCTTAAACTGACGCGAATAGTATCGCCAATTCCCTCGGCCAGCAAGATCCCCAGACCGACCGCCGACTTCACCGCTCCTGGCACCAGAGTCCCGGCTTCGGTGATTCCTAAATGAAGCGGATAGTCGGAGCGCTGCGAGAAGCGTCGATAGGCTTCAATAGCCGTCAATGGCGCAGAGGACTTCAGCGAGACCTTGATTTCGCGGAAATCCAGCTCCTCGCACCAGCCAATGTACTCCAGGGCCTTATTCACCATGCGCTCGGCCAGCTGCTCACGCTCACGGCGTCGCTCTTCAGCCGGATCGCTGCGCTCCACCAC from Thermogemmatispora onikobensis includes the following:
- the ispG gene encoding flavodoxin-dependent (E)-4-hydroxy-3-methylbut-2-enyl-diphosphate synthase, encoding MRRKTRQIHVGDVPIGGDAPIAVQSMCTTYTRDVESTVAQILRLEEVGCELVRVAVPEMEDALALGEIKKRIHIPLIADIHYNHQLALEAIRQGIDCVRINPGNLIHGRKALEEIVKACKERGVAMRIGVNSGSIDALDKQAQMQRIQIRRRADGVVERSDPAEERRREREQLAERMVNKALEYIGWCEELDFREIKVSLKSSAPLTAIEAYRRFSQRSDYPLHLGITEAGTLVPGAVKSAVGLGILLAEGIGDTIRVSLSAEPEQEIPVAYEILRSLELRNRGVTFVSCPSCGRVEIDVIEVANEVERRLAKVQTPIHVAVMGCVVNGPGEARDADVGLAGGRGKGVIFRKGQVVRTVPEEEFLDAVLKEVASLLPEHEARLVYPEGGIKESAGRHRTRDEGITQIPVLKK